The DNA segment ATATATGATCATGCTTTACTATGGAAACCACAACTTCTGATTAAAATGATAATGAAATACAAGAGCACTGAACTCAAGTTGGCAAGTTGTCTTTGAATCACAAAGAGATAAATCCTTGCATTATCTCAATCAAAATAGAACGTTTCAGCTTTAATCAAACTAGGCTGAGAACGCTTTTGCCCTCATACACATCATGATTACTAAAAAATAAAACCACTGATCACATTAAATGTCAGGGTTAATTTTGCACAAACATCAGATTCATGAAGGCTTTCAGGAAAATTTGTATGTCAATCAAGAAATGGAAGGCATCCGGTAACCTGACAAGCACAATGACTTCTTACTTAGCCTGCCAACTATCCAGTTTTCACTCAACTCTCACGAAGAACTTGCATTGGAAGAATCAGGAGAAcgccattaataaaattaaacagTTAGAAGAGCAATTCTCAATCGAGAAATAACATTCTGGTTGCCACAAAAACTAAAAGACAAATGAATAAACAATGAAAACGATGAACAACTAATGACAAAACCAATTTTTTTCTGTTAACCATATCGACAAGTCACAGTGCACCCTGTAAGAAAATTCAAACGAGTGCACAACCAACAAAATCATAGCATAAGTCCCAACAAAAAGAATATATTAAATTGGGAAAAGTGAAGCTCAATAACTACACGCTAATTGACATCATAATCGAACAAGTAACTTCATTCACGATGATTAATCATCCATATCCAATACCAATAACAGAAAAAATGAAGTGACGACAAAGAATCGCACCTGACACCAGCATCTCCGACAATGCCAATGGCCATACCAGCAGCCAAGCCAGCAAGACCACAAGAGAGTCCAGAAGAAAGGTGCGCATATCCATCAAACAAGTAGTATGACTTAGCCTTAGGGTTAATACCAGTACTGATAATCACAGCAATAATCAAACCGTAAATACCCAAAACACCAGCCATAACCACCGGAACAATAGACTTCATCACCAACTCCGGTCGCATCACCCCCATCGATGCCACACCGACACCGCTCTTCGCCGTCCCGTACGCTGCTCCCATACCTACAGTAAAATAATTCGAATATATTAAAACACAAATAGATCAGATCCGAAAAAAAAAGCAATTGATCGCGAATAACAACTCACAGGAAAATACTAGAGCGGCGGCGGCGCCAAGGAAACCGAAGAATGGCGCCGTTTCATCGCCGCTGAATGTTGAAGACATCTCTGGATCAACAAATTGGATGGGGAGATCGGATCTGAAGATGCTTGCTTTGCTTGCAGAGAGGATTCGAGAATTGGTGAGCTGGGGAGAGAAACAGGAAAGTCGAAAGCTTTTTCTGTGGTGGAGTGAGATTCCaatttcaatttacatttttgcCCTGTCGGGTTGTCTTGCGTTTTGACTTGTAAAGGGGTTGTTTTGACTTTTAACTACCAACAGAtacttttataaatatatatattagcaaTTTGTTACTCGCATTTCGTGTTAAATAATttgtttttataataaaattatattttaattaattttgtcaGTTAATATaattgtattatatattaaatacaaaaattaaggtgaaaagaaaaaaatatttaaattaaaaaaataaataaatcataatggAGGGGGAAAATTGAGATAGTGGAtataatatagatttattttttaaaaccaatacaaaaatatttttgcacCACCGTTCTATgcgtaaaaattaaaataatggatataatatagatttattttattttaattcataaatttctttttatgatttaaattaaatttgtgAAAATGTATTaataaaaacacacacacacacataaataATTATGAAATGATGAATGacctttaaataattttttaaaaaaccgttaaTTTTTACACATTTAAAATATGAGATAAATTTTAAACATAATGGAAGGTATTTTAAACAAAGCAAAAAAGATTTCACTATCCATATCAAATTAATTACTATAAAAGATATAGACATATAGTTTACTTGTTGAGAGAATTATATTATCATGTAAATGTAACTTATTGAGCTAGGTTGATATTTAATAATATCGAGCGAATTTATTGTATAATTCTTTGAAATGATgaaaacaaatcaaattaaaattagtCATTGTATGAGAAAAAaatagggaaaattgcaaatttagtcctatATTTTTGTCACTtagcgattttggtcctctatgttttcacatttcagttttagtcctgcatgttctgatttttggcaattttggtcatttttattcaaaaatgcttacgtgccactgtacacgtcagctccacattagcactgaattggtgtaacgtcagcgccacgtcggaaaaaggactaaaattgccaaaaaataaagatagcggactaaaactaaaatatgaaaacatagaaaaccaaaatcgcaaagtgacaaatatacatgactaattttgcaattttcccaaaaaaaaatatggatTTCAAAGGGTTGATTGCAATAACATTCGATCTCGATAGATAATTAAAAAAACGAAAAATACTTAATGTTACAAATCGGGTATAAAACCTTCTACTAGGAGAGATAAATATGCCCAACTTTTTGTAGCATATATGGTTGAAATATATATGTTCGttttttcataaaatgaaaAATGTATTAGCCAAATAATATTTTCTAGGAGATTTTATTCCTCTAGACTTTTCACGATGAGGCTCGATGCAGTTAGCCTAGTCCTAGATTTCACATAAATATGCATTTTTGGCATTTTTAAGCTaaacaaatattaaaatatgtgttaaaaatattaaaatacaaCCAGTTCAAAATATTTGCAACAGACAATCTTTTGATTAAGCTCGGAGCAGATCATTATTTGGGTAGAACTAATTTTAATTCGCCCCAACTCGTCGTTTTGTTCATGAAACACGACCATAAATTATGTATATTGTGTcattagaaaaaaatatataagactattttgatttcaaataaatgcatttttttaaaaaaaataatatatattacttaatatatatctaaataaataaattgggaAAACATCCATTTAATTTGAGCACTAAATCAACCCTTTATTTTTATACTACAAAGTAACATTAacataaataatttttcaaacaaATTTATCGCTAGGCCTATGAtatgaaaatattataaataaattaactcCTCACACaagttaaaaaaaactaaaaaaatatttattaaccaaatttatttttcaaaataaaaccaattattaaaaatataatgttATTGAATTTAGGCATTATCTATAAATTATTGTGCTTAAATATAAAAATGCATTCCGACAGCTTGCTTAAATATTGTAGaatttaaagaagaagaaaaatgtAGAATTTACAACTTCTCGACGCGCTTTGTTATGTAGTTTGGCAAGCATAATGCCCATGTCGCCAGATTGATTGAATCTTTTAGAAGTCAATTAAATGAATTTTCATGTTGCCCACCACAACGGAAAATTCGATTCTGCACACAGAATACAATCTTGTATGCAACGTGTCaagttttgattggtccaatgATGTAGGCCCCTTATAAAATGTGTGGGGCCCACATGCCTTGAGTTTATCAAGGCATGACAGCTACCCATGGGGTAGTGCCCACAACATGCATCTCAAGTAACACGAGAATATTATTATATCATATGAAGAATATGAGTTATTTCATGTGtgcaataaatattatttttcataattAATTGGCAACTCTATTTAAACCTCCATTAATCAATCTTCAGCAAACGATACAAATTTAAAGTACCCTATAGCCATGAAAGCTCCTCCATCCACCTTAATCATTCTCCAACACATTC comes from the Henckelia pumila isolate YLH828 chromosome 1, ASM3356847v2, whole genome shotgun sequence genome and includes:
- the LOC140874725 gene encoding V-type proton ATPase 16 kDa proteolipid subunit, producing MSSTFSGDETAPFFGFLGAAAALVFSCMGAAYGTAKSGVGVASMGVMRPELVMKSIVPVVMAGVLGIYGLIIAVIISTGINPKAKSYYLFDGYAHLSSGLSCGLAGLAAGMAIGIVGDAGVRANAQQPKLFVGMILILIFAEALALYGLIVGIILSSRAGQSRAE